A genomic region of Arachis hypogaea cultivar Tifrunner chromosome 5, arahy.Tifrunner.gnm2.J5K5, whole genome shotgun sequence contains the following coding sequences:
- the LOC112801064 gene encoding uncharacterized protein, protein MGSFSRVHMHSSSTLYSYKRAAEHVPQKGDRIQISIRNPHRWLFEDDLAEGNIYTISNFSLSSNNQKYKPTNHAQQIYFKRDTQIRTVQDNSFPMNMFRFVPNELTLNHTNARSHFIGMAYSQLYVVRCGYYYRIDVPLDFFMQMSSD, encoded by the exons ATGGGATCATTCTCTCGTG TACACATGCACTCCTCTTCGACCCTGTACTCATACAAAAGGGCCGCAGAACATGTTCCCCAAAAG GGGGATCGCATACAAATCTCCATCAGAAACCCACACAGATGGCTGTTTGAAGATGACTTGGCCGAAGGCAACATATACACCATATCAAATTTTTCATTGTCTTCAAACAATCAGAAGTACAAGCCAACCAATCACGCGCAGCAAATTTATTTCAAAAGGGATACTCAAATTAGGACCGTGCAAGATAATTCATTTCCCATGAACATGTTTCGGTTTGTTCCCAATGAGCTGACTCTTAATCACACCAATGCTCGATCCCATTTTATTGGTATGGCATATTCACAACTTTATGTAGTTCGTTGTGGCTATTACTATCGCATTGACGTCCCATTGGATTTTTTCATGCAAATGTCATCGGACTAA
- the LOC112801066 gene encoding xyloglucan O-acetyltransferase 1 yields MGSTIPLFKEQSLFVITKKLLPWTLYALLPLALLRLYFYPLPLPPSPETELPHSSTPITIATHSSLSSSTSLPLSSPSSTSEKEKGGDDETSCDYFNGEWVRDLRGPLYNGSTCSTIKEGQNCIKHGRPDSGYLHWRWKPSQCNLPRFDPNAFLQLVRNKHIAFVGDSMARNQLESLLCMLSTVSEPNLVYRNGEDNKFRKWHFVSHNASVSVYWSPFLVHGVEKSSSGPNHNVLHLDRVDERWGKDMDRIDLIVLSIGHWFLHPAVYYEGDSVLGCHYCPGLNHTEIGFYDVLRKALRTTLSSIIERRGGGRENNNGIDVIVTTFSPAHFEGEWDKAGACPKTKPFRNREKELEGMDADVRKIEIEEVEAAKERGKEFGGFRLEALDVTRLALLRPDGHPGPYMYPFPFANGVQERVQNDCVHWCLPGPIDTWNEIFLEMMKKWERMTVE; encoded by the exons ATGGGAAGTACAATCCCATTATTCAAAGAACAATCCTTGTTTGTAATCACCAAGAAGCTTCTTCCATGGACACTCTATGCTTTGCTTCCATTAGCTCTACTTCGCTTGTACTTCTACCCTTTACCCCTTCCTCCTTCCCCAGAAACTGAACTTCCCCATTCATCAACCCCCATCACCATAGCTACccactcttctctttcttcttcaacctctcttcctctttcttcacCTTCATCAACTTCAG AAAAGGAAAAAGGTGGTGATGATGAAACATCATGCGACTACTTCAATGGAGAATGGGTCCGTGATTTGAGAGGCCCTTTGTACAATGGAAGCACATGCAGCACCATTAAAGAAGGCCAGAATTGCATCAAACATGGAAGACCTGACTCAGGGTACCTTCATTGGAGATGGAAGCCAAGCCAATGCAATCTTCCAAGGTTTGATCCTAATGCTTTTCTCCAACTTGTTAGAAACAAGCACATAGCTTTTGTTGGTGATTCAATGGCTAGGAACCAATTAGAGTCCCTTCTTTGCATGTTATCAACTGTTTCGGAACCTAACCTTGTATACCGCAATGGGGAGGATAATAAATTCCGGAAATGGCATTTTGTTTCCCACAATGCAAGTGTGTCTGTGTATTGGTCACCTTTTCTTGTTCATGGTGTTGAGAAATCTAGTTCAGGGCCTAATCATAATGTGTTGCATTTGGACCGTGTTGATGAGAGGTGGGGTAAGGATATGGACCGAATCGACTTGATTGTGCTTTCGATCGGTCATTGGTTCTTGCATCCAGCTGTTTATTACGAGGGCGATTCGGTTCTCGGATGCCATTATTGTCCCGGTCTTAATCACACTGAAATTGGGTTCTATGATGTATTGAGGAAGGCTTTGAGGACTACACTTAGTAGCATAATTGAGAGGAGAGGTGGTGGTAGGGAAAATAATAATGGGATTGATGTGATTGTGACAACTTTTTCGCCGGCACATTTCGAGGGTGAGTGGGATAAGGCCGGGGCTTGTCCGAAGACTAAGCCATTTAGGAACAGGGAGAAAGAGCTTGAAGGGATGGATGCCGATGTGAGGAAGATTGAGATCGAAGAAGTGGAAGCTGCTAAGGAAAGAGGGAAAGAGTTTGGAGGATTTAGGTTGGAGGCATTGGATGTGACAAGATTAGCATTGTTGAGACCTGATGGACACCCTGGTCCTTACATGTACCCTTTTCCATTTGCTAATGGGGTTCAAGAGCGAGTTCAAAATGATTGTGTTCATTGGTGCTTGCCGGGGCCTATAGATACATGGAATGAGATCTTTCTGGAGATGATGAAGAAGTGGGAGCGAATGACCGTGGAGTGA